A genomic window from Jatrophihabitans sp. includes:
- a CDS encoding MBL fold metallo-hydrolase translates to MTDPLPAGAAAAVSGTAGSLLFIGTATTLIRYGELTLLTDPNFLHQGQRAYLGYGLTAKRLTAPALTPEQLPELDLIVLSHLHGDHWDRQAQRGLDRQLPVITTPHASKRLQLRGFTRATGLRTWGSTELVKGDTRLRVTSMPGRHAPGLLRRVLPPVMGSLLEFGSLSRPVELRMYLTGDTLFVDDLREIPVRYPAIDAAVLHLGGTTLPGGLMVTMDAIQGADLLELIKPGLAIPVHYDDYRLFKSPLADFRAEVNRRGLGGLVRYVERGETVTLTGPAAG, encoded by the coding sequence ATGACCGACCCGTTACCCGCCGGCGCGGCCGCTGCCGTCTCCGGAACCGCCGGCTCGCTGCTGTTCATCGGCACCGCCACCACGCTGATCCGCTATGGCGAGCTCACGCTGCTCACCGACCCGAACTTCCTGCATCAGGGCCAGCGGGCCTACCTGGGCTACGGGCTGACCGCCAAACGGCTGACCGCACCCGCGCTGACTCCTGAGCAGTTGCCGGAGCTGGACCTCATCGTGCTGTCGCACCTGCACGGTGACCACTGGGATCGGCAGGCTCAGCGGGGCCTGGACCGCCAGCTGCCCGTCATCACCACGCCGCACGCCTCCAAGCGATTGCAGTTGCGCGGCTTCACCCGCGCCACCGGCCTGCGCACCTGGGGCAGTACCGAGTTGGTCAAGGGCGACACCCGGTTGCGCGTCACCTCGATGCCCGGCCGGCACGCGCCCGGGCTGCTGCGGCGGGTGCTGCCGCCGGTGATGGGCAGCCTGCTGGAGTTTGGCTCGCTGTCGCGACCGGTCGAGCTGCGGATGTACCTGACCGGCGACACCCTGTTCGTCGATGACCTGCGTGAGATACCGGTGCGCTACCCGGCCATCGACGCCGCGGTGCTGCACCTGGGGGGCACCACGTTGCCGGGCGGCCTGATGGTCACCATGGACGCCATCCAGGGAGCGGACCTGCTGGAGCTGATCAAGCCCGGCCTGGCGATCCCGGTGCACTACGACGACTACCGGCTGTTCAAGTCACCGCTGGCCGACTTTCGCGCCGAGGTCAACCGGCGCGGACTCGGGGGCCTGGTGCGCTACGTCGAGCGCGGTGAGACCGTGACGTTGACCGGCCCGGCCGCCGGTTAG
- a CDS encoding SDR family NAD(P)-dependent oxidoreductase, whose amino-acid sequence MTAGSSGPEIVVVTGASSGIGLSTARAFAARGAQLVLASRSADRLAVVAAQCLADGAAGAQVVVTDVVQERSAQNLIDTAVATHGRVDVVVHSATVMAYGTIEELPSEIFTAVVDTAIQGTFFVARATLAAFRSQHRGHLVVVNSLLGAIAAPQMGAYVVGKWGQAGLLRVLQLETRDEPEILVSSVSPGGVNTPIYSQAANVTGRSARPPLPVDSPEKVARAVLSCVDRRRARVSVGPANPLIVAGFRLAPRIYDALVTPLLHLASLTRRPPTQPSTGNVLQPLPDGEAEHGQWPGALGIPRH is encoded by the coding sequence GTGACAGCTGGTTCCTCCGGTCCGGAAATCGTGGTGGTGACCGGTGCCTCCAGCGGCATCGGGCTGTCCACCGCCCGGGCGTTCGCGGCTCGCGGCGCCCAACTGGTGCTTGCCTCGCGCAGCGCCGACCGGCTGGCCGTGGTGGCCGCGCAGTGCCTGGCAGACGGCGCGGCCGGCGCCCAGGTGGTGGTCACCGACGTCGTGCAGGAGCGGTCGGCGCAGAACCTGATCGACACCGCGGTCGCGACGCACGGCCGGGTGGACGTGGTGGTGCACTCCGCCACGGTGATGGCCTACGGCACCATCGAGGAGCTACCCTCCGAGATCTTCACCGCGGTGGTGGACACCGCCATTCAGGGCACCTTCTTCGTGGCCCGCGCGACGCTGGCGGCGTTCCGGTCCCAACACCGCGGCCACCTGGTGGTGGTGAACTCGCTGCTCGGCGCCATCGCCGCCCCGCAGATGGGGGCCTACGTGGTGGGCAAGTGGGGGCAGGCCGGGCTGCTTCGGGTGCTGCAGTTGGAGACCCGCGACGAACCGGAGATCCTGGTCAGCTCGGTGTCTCCAGGCGGCGTCAACACCCCGATCTACTCCCAGGCGGCCAACGTCACCGGCCGCTCGGCCCGCCCGCCGCTGCCGGTGGACTCGCCGGAGAAGGTCGCCCGGGCGGTGCTGAGCTGCGTGGACCGGCGCCGCGCCAGGGTCTCGGTCGGACCGGCGAATCCGCTGATCGTGGCGGGTTTCCGGTTGGCGCCCAGGATCTATGACGCGCTGGTGACACCGTTGCTGCACCTGGCCTCGCTGACCCGGCGTCCGCCGACGCAGCCCTCGACCGGCAACGTGCTGCAGCCGCTGCCCGACGGTGAGGCCGAGCACGGCCAGTGGCCCGGGGCGCTGGGCATTCCGCGCCACTGA
- a CDS encoding SDR family oxidoreductase, which produces MNQPEQQQETPGVQSEMTPRPDCGEESYRGSGRLTGKAAVITGADSGIGRAVAIAYAREGADVLISYLSEDSDAKETAHFVEEAGRKAVLMKGDLSQPQHCRDIIAKAMSEFGRIDVLVSNAAFQMTHETLEEIPDDEWDYTFATNVSAMFHLCKAAVPHMKPGSSIIGSSSVNSDMPSPTLAPYAATKAAIANFCASLAQLLGERGIRANSVAPGPVWTPLIPATMPPEKVSQFGSQVPLGRAGQPVELAPVYVLLASDEGSYVSGARIAVTGGNPIL; this is translated from the coding sequence ATGAACCAGCCCGAGCAGCAGCAAGAAACCCCAGGCGTCCAGTCGGAGATGACCCCGCGGCCCGATTGCGGGGAGGAAAGCTACCGCGGCTCCGGCCGCCTCACCGGCAAGGCGGCCGTGATCACCGGCGCCGACAGCGGGATCGGCCGCGCGGTGGCCATCGCCTACGCCCGCGAGGGCGCCGACGTCCTCATCTCCTACCTGAGCGAGGACTCCGATGCCAAGGAGACCGCCCACTTCGTCGAGGAGGCGGGTCGCAAGGCCGTCCTGATGAAGGGGGATCTGTCCCAGCCGCAGCACTGCCGCGACATCATCGCCAAGGCGATGAGCGAGTTCGGCCGAATCGATGTGCTGGTCAGCAATGCCGCCTTCCAGATGACGCATGAGACGCTGGAGGAGATCCCGGACGACGAATGGGACTACACCTTCGCCACCAACGTCTCGGCGATGTTCCACCTGTGCAAGGCGGCCGTGCCGCACATGAAGCCGGGCTCCAGCATCATCGGCAGCTCGTCGGTGAACTCCGACATGCCCTCGCCGACGCTGGCGCCGTACGCGGCCACCAAGGCGGCGATCGCGAACTTCTGCGCCAGCCTCGCCCAGCTGCTGGGTGAGCGGGGCATCCGGGCCAACAGCGTGGCGCCCGGACCGGTCTGGACGCCGTTGATCCCGGCCACCATGCCGCCTGAGAAGGTGAGCCAGTTCGGCAGCCAGGTGCCTCTGGGCCGCGCCGGGCAGCCGGTCGAGTTGGCGCCCGTCTACGTCCTGCTGGCCTCGGACGAGGGCAGCTACGTCTCCGGCGCCCGGATCGCGGTCACCGGCGGCAACCCCATCCTGTAG
- a CDS encoding zinc-dependent alcohol dehydrogenase, giving the protein MKALTWQGNQNVQVIDVPDPRILEPTDAIVRVTSTAICGSDLHLYGVLGPYLKAGDVLGHEAMGIVEEVGSDISNLAPGDRVVVPFNISCGFCWMCSRELYSQCETTQVRSQGKGAALFGYTSLYGSVPGGQAEYLRVPQAQFGPIKVPHGTPDEQFLFLSDILPTAWQAVVYADVQPGSTVAVLGLGPVGQFAVRIAKHLGAERVIGVDTVAERLALAVRYGAEPLDFAKVDDVAESLIEMVSGRGPDAVIDAVGMEAHGNRPVALAQKVTGLLPDAIAQRITDKFAVDRMDALHAALKGVRRGGTVSISGVYGGEVDPMPMMEMFDRQVQVRMGQANVRRWSDQALAAAMDPQDPLGVLDLVTHRLPLAEAPSAYEMFRNKDDGCIKVVLKP; this is encoded by the coding sequence GTGAAAGCCCTTACCTGGCAGGGAAATCAGAACGTTCAAGTGATCGACGTGCCCGATCCGCGGATCCTGGAGCCCACCGACGCGATCGTGCGGGTCACCTCGACGGCGATCTGCGGCTCGGACCTGCACCTGTACGGCGTGCTCGGCCCGTACCTCAAGGCGGGGGACGTGCTGGGCCACGAGGCGATGGGCATCGTCGAGGAGGTCGGCTCGGACATCAGCAACCTGGCGCCGGGGGACCGGGTGGTGGTGCCGTTCAACATCTCGTGCGGCTTCTGCTGGATGTGCTCGCGCGAGCTGTACTCCCAGTGCGAGACAACCCAGGTGCGGTCGCAGGGCAAGGGCGCCGCGCTGTTCGGCTACACCTCGCTGTACGGCTCGGTGCCCGGCGGCCAGGCCGAGTACCTGCGGGTTCCGCAGGCGCAGTTCGGTCCCATCAAGGTCCCGCACGGCACGCCGGACGAGCAGTTCCTGTTCCTGTCCGACATCCTGCCCACCGCATGGCAGGCAGTGGTCTATGCCGACGTGCAACCGGGCAGCACGGTGGCCGTGCTCGGGCTGGGGCCGGTCGGCCAGTTCGCGGTCCGGATCGCCAAACACCTCGGCGCGGAAAGGGTGATCGGGGTGGACACGGTTGCGGAGCGGTTGGCACTGGCCGTCCGCTACGGCGCCGAACCGCTGGACTTCGCCAAGGTGGACGACGTCGCCGAGAGCTTGATCGAGATGGTCTCGGGGCGCGGCCCGGACGCGGTGATCGACGCGGTGGGAATGGAGGCGCACGGCAACCGGCCGGTCGCGCTGGCGCAGAAGGTCACCGGGCTGCTGCCCGACGCCATCGCCCAGCGGATCACCGACAAGTTCGCGGTGGACCGGATGGATGCCCTGCATGCCGCGCTGAAGGGCGTCCGGCGCGGTGGCACGGTGTCGATCAGCGGTGTCTACGGCGGCGAGGTGGACCCGATGCCGATGATGGAGATGTTCGACCGGCAGGTCCAGGTGCGGATGGGCCAGGCGAACGTGCGTCGCTGGAGCGATCAGGCGCTGGCGGCGGCGATGGATCCCCAGGATCCACTGGGCGTTCTCGACCTGGTCACCCACCGGCTGCCGCTGGCCGAGGCGCCCTCGGCCTATGAGATGTTCCGCAACAAGGACGACGGCTGCATCAAGGTGGTGCTGAAGCCGTGA
- a CDS encoding sugar ABC transporter permease encodes MTKTLTDKSIERAARSAAGRQPAGPRRNWREIRAAYGFLSPWIIGFVVFTTAPMLISLYLSFTDYDQINAPNYVGTQNYQQLMSDPKVALALKNTLIYAVMYVPAAMAVALGLAMVLNRVGRAAGFFRTVFYLPVMTPTVAAAALFLLLLNGQKGLINRSLMLIGVHGPNWTTDSAWIKPGLALTMLWGLGGTVVIYLAALQQVPKDLYEAAQLDGAGSFNRFRRITLPMISGALFFTMIVLTINSLQMFDQAYTMFFGGQQQSTYANDAALFYVIYLFQQAFGVLHMGYASALAWLLFGIILLITAVQVRLSKRFVYYEGDR; translated from the coding sequence ATGACCAAGACGTTAACTGACAAGTCGATCGAGCGCGCCGCCCGCTCAGCGGCTGGTCGGCAGCCGGCCGGACCGCGCCGCAACTGGCGCGAGATCCGGGCCGCCTACGGCTTCCTGTCCCCGTGGATCATCGGCTTCGTGGTGTTCACCACGGCGCCGATGCTGATCAGCCTGTACCTGTCCTTCACCGACTATGACCAGATCAACGCTCCGAACTATGTCGGCACGCAGAACTACCAGCAGCTGATGTCTGATCCGAAGGTCGCGCTGGCTCTGAAGAACACCCTTATCTATGCGGTGATGTACGTGCCGGCCGCGATGGCGGTGGCGCTCGGCCTGGCGATGGTGCTCAACCGGGTGGGTCGCGCGGCCGGCTTCTTTCGCACGGTGTTCTACCTGCCGGTGATGACGCCCACCGTGGCGGCGGCCGCGCTGTTCCTGCTGCTGCTCAACGGTCAGAAGGGCTTGATCAACCGCAGCCTGATGCTGATCGGGGTGCACGGGCCGAACTGGACCACCGACAGCGCCTGGATCAAGCCGGGGCTCGCGCTGACCATGCTGTGGGGGCTGGGCGGCACCGTGGTGATCTACCTGGCTGCCTTGCAACAGGTTCCGAAGGACCTCTACGAGGCTGCCCAGCTCGATGGCGCCGGCAGCTTCAACCGGTTCCGCCGGATCACCCTGCCGATGATCAGCGGCGCGCTGTTCTTCACCATGATCGTGCTGACCATCAACTCCCTGCAGATGTTCGACCAGGCTTACACGATGTTCTTCGGGGGGCAGCAGCAGAGCACCTATGCCAACGACGCGGCGCTGTTCTACGTGATCTACCTGTTCCAGCAGGCCTTCGGCGTGTTGCACATGGGCTATGCCTCGGCGCTGGCCTGGCTCCTCTTCGGCATCATCCTGCTGATCACCGCGGTGCAGGTTCGGCTGAGCAAACGTTTCGTCTACTACGAGGGAGATCGGTGA
- a CDS encoding MFS transporter, whose protein sequence is MTGVKAAAPKDDAGVWITLRESSVPVRAMLAGVLINQLGGFIQTFLVLFLTERGFSQVQAGVALGCYGAGCFLGVLVGGAFSDRLGPRSATFASMAGSAVLLIVVLYVRNYPVLLTAVTLVGLVSRFYRPAAAAMLSELTPPHRQVMIFAVYRLAINVGTTAAPLLGALLISVSYEALFWADAITAVLYAVIAFLTLPKRPMHPRQSDAAIRRASGYRAVLADRRYALFLLATFVNVTVYIQYVSTLPLAMKDAGLAMLWYSVAISLNGFIVITCELLLTKVTQRLRLKLIVSIGFGLLAVGQLMYALPWGLWVFLAGTLIWTIAEITAGPTMSSYPGRVAPDQLRGRYIASMQTMFNLGAAVGPALGVAVYQAVGSQLWIWCALASILGLWLALLGMREPDAIIAARLAAAETARAAEPIEPVELTKPVALTKPVALTKPAEPAEPANPKNLAPLAGEK, encoded by the coding sequence ATGACCGGTGTCAAGGCGGCCGCGCCGAAGGACGACGCCGGCGTGTGGATCACGCTGCGCGAGTCCTCGGTGCCGGTCCGGGCGATGCTGGCCGGCGTCCTGATCAACCAGCTGGGTGGGTTCATCCAGACGTTCCTGGTGCTGTTCCTGACCGAGCGCGGCTTCAGCCAGGTGCAGGCCGGGGTGGCCCTGGGCTGCTATGGCGCCGGTTGCTTCCTGGGAGTCCTGGTGGGCGGGGCCTTCTCGGACCGGCTCGGGCCGCGGTCGGCGACCTTCGCCTCGATGGCAGGCTCTGCCGTGCTGCTGATCGTGGTGCTGTACGTGCGCAACTACCCGGTGCTGCTGACCGCTGTGACGCTGGTGGGCCTGGTCAGTCGCTTCTACCGGCCGGCAGCCGCGGCGATGCTGTCGGAGCTGACTCCCCCGCACCGGCAGGTGATGATCTTCGCGGTGTACCGGCTGGCCATCAATGTCGGCACCACCGCCGCGCCGCTGCTGGGCGCGCTGCTGATCTCGGTGTCCTATGAGGCGCTGTTCTGGGCCGATGCGATCACCGCCGTGCTGTACGCCGTGATCGCCTTCCTGACCCTGCCCAAGCGACCCATGCATCCCCGCCAGTCCGACGCCGCCATCCGGCGGGCCAGTGGCTACCGGGCGGTGCTGGCAGACCGGCGCTACGCCCTGTTCCTGCTGGCCACCTTCGTCAACGTCACCGTCTACATCCAGTACGTCAGCACGCTGCCCCTGGCGATGAAGGACGCCGGCCTGGCCATGCTCTGGTACAGCGTGGCGATCTCGCTGAACGGATTCATCGTGATCACCTGTGAGCTGCTGCTGACCAAGGTCACCCAGCGACTGCGGCTGAAGTTGATCGTCAGCATCGGCTTCGGGCTGCTGGCGGTCGGCCAGTTGATGTACGCGCTGCCGTGGGGGTTGTGGGTGTTCCTGGCCGGCACCCTGATCTGGACGATCGCCGAGATCACGGCCGGGCCGACGATGTCCTCCTATCCCGGCCGGGTCGCGCCGGACCAGTTACGCGGACGCTACATCGCCTCGATGCAAACCATGTTCAACCTCGGCGCGGCGGTCGGCCCGGCGCTGGGCGTCGCGGTCTACCAGGCAGTCGGCTCCCAGCTCTGGATCTGGTGTGCGCTGGCAAGCATCCTCGGGCTGTGGCTGGCGCTGCTGGGCATGCGTGAACCTGACGCCATCATCGCCGCCCGGCTGGCGGCGGCTGAGACGGCCCGAGCCGCCGAGCCGATCGAGCCGGTCGAGCTCACCAAGCCGGTTGCGCTCACCAAGCCGGTTGCGCTCACCAAGCCGGCCGAGCCGGCCGAGCCGGCCAACCCGAAGAACCTGGCCCCGCTGGCCGGTGAGAAGTGA
- a CDS encoding NAD(P)/FAD-dependent oxidoreductase yields the protein MRPTSQAQRSAGTRSDDAPDAVVIGAGHNGLVAANLLADQGWDVVVCEATPHLGGAVRSAEVTSPGYLSDLFSAFYPLSAASPVLRELALDRYGLHWTHSPSVLAHVFPDDRCAVLSRDLDQTAASVEEFAAGDGAAWQAMAQQWERIRQPLIDALFTPLPALGPACRLLAGLGSAEALRMARLALLPVRRLGEERFGGAGAPILLAGNALHADLPPEGAGSAIYGWLLAMLGQSYGFPVPIGGAGKLTESMAARLAARGGAVRLASPVESIEVQAGVAVGVRLATGERIRARRAVLADVPAPTLYRSLVGERHLPAGFVADLDNFQWDSPTVKIDWALRSKVGWTAAGARGAGTVHLGVDLDGLTRYAADLATRQVPRQPFVLFGQMTTADPSRSPEGTESAWAYTHLPAGVDFSDEVIAEHVERVEACVERHAPGFAGLILGRYVQSPGRLEQANPSLVHGAVNGGTAQLHQQLVFRPVPGMGGASTPVDRLFLSGSSAHPGGGVHGGPGSNAARAALARDGLLGGGRRKASQLLMNRLYRGAGDQRRSLTSRV from the coding sequence ATGCGGCCCACCAGTCAGGCTCAGCGCTCAGCCGGAACCCGCTCCGACGACGCTCCGGACGCGGTGGTGATCGGCGCGGGCCACAACGGGCTGGTGGCGGCGAACCTGCTCGCAGACCAGGGCTGGGACGTCGTGGTCTGCGAGGCGACCCCGCACCTGGGCGGCGCGGTGAGGTCGGCCGAGGTGACCAGCCCCGGCTACCTTTCCGACCTGTTCAGCGCGTTCTACCCGCTGTCAGCGGCTTCGCCGGTGCTGCGAGAGCTGGCGCTGGACCGGTACGGCCTGCACTGGACGCACTCGCCCAGCGTGCTGGCCCACGTCTTTCCCGACGACCGGTGCGCGGTGCTGTCCCGCGACCTGGACCAGACCGCGGCGTCGGTCGAGGAGTTCGCGGCCGGTGACGGGGCCGCCTGGCAGGCGATGGCCCAGCAGTGGGAGCGCATCCGGCAACCGCTGATCGACGCCCTGTTCACCCCGTTACCCGCACTCGGCCCGGCCTGCCGGTTGCTGGCGGGGCTGGGCAGTGCGGAGGCGCTGCGGATGGCCAGGCTCGCGCTGCTGCCGGTCCGCCGGCTGGGTGAGGAGCGCTTCGGTGGAGCGGGCGCGCCGATCCTGCTGGCGGGCAACGCCCTGCACGCCGACCTGCCGCCTGAGGGCGCCGGCAGCGCCATCTACGGCTGGCTGCTGGCGATGCTGGGGCAGAGCTACGGGTTTCCGGTTCCGATCGGAGGCGCCGGCAAGCTGACCGAGTCGATGGCGGCCCGGCTCGCGGCCCGCGGCGGGGCCGTCCGGCTGGCCAGCCCGGTGGAATCGATCGAGGTGCAGGCCGGCGTCGCGGTCGGCGTCCGGCTGGCCACCGGCGAGCGGATCCGGGCCCGGCGCGCGGTGCTGGCCGACGTGCCGGCTCCGACCCTGTACCGATCACTGGTGGGCGAGCGGCACCTGCCGGCCGGCTTCGTCGCCGACCTCGACAACTTCCAGTGGGACAGCCCCACCGTCAAGATCGACTGGGCGTTGCGGTCCAAGGTGGGATGGACGGCGGCTGGCGCCCGGGGCGCCGGGACCGTCCACCTGGGCGTCGACCTGGACGGCCTCACCCGGTACGCCGCGGACCTGGCCACCCGGCAGGTGCCCCGGCAGCCGTTCGTGCTGTTCGGCCAGATGACCACCGCCGATCCGAGCCGCTCCCCCGAGGGCACCGAATCGGCTTGGGCCTACACCCACCTGCCGGCCGGCGTGGACTTCAGCGACGAGGTCATCGCCGAGCATGTCGAGCGGGTCGAGGCGTGCGTCGAGCGGCACGCGCCGGGGTTCGCCGGGCTGATCCTGGGCCGCTACGTCCAGTCACCCGGACGGCTGGAGCAGGCCAATCCCTCGCTGGTGCACGGCGCGGTCAACGGCGGCACGGCGCAGTTGCACCAGCAGCTGGTGTTCCGGCCGGTGCCGGGCATGGGCGGCGCCAGCACCCCGGTCGACCGGCTGTTCCTCAGCGGCTCGTCGGCCCACCCGGGCGGTGGCGTGCACGGCGGCCCCGGCTCCAACGCCGCCCGGGCCGCGCTGGCCCGCGACGGCCTGCTCGGCGGCGGCCGGCGCAAGGCCTCGCAGCTGCTGATGAACCGGCTCTACCGCGGCGCCGGCGACCAGCGGCGCTCGCTGACCAGCCGGGTCTAA
- a CDS encoding carbohydrate ABC transporter permease codes for MTATQPVRGAGIEPEPAGEPLDVPPTAKARTSGGGLSLRRLPYLAVLLLASVLFLYPFLWLISASLKPRTEVFDNSLLPRVWRWANYSDVWSYAPVLQWVTNSVVVALTAAVTVTISSALVAFGFAYFRFPLRNLLFGLVLATMMLPGAATMIPVYLIWHRIGLTGTQVPLWAQNLFGSAFYIFLLRQFFLSLPREYFEAARVDGCSFFGLFWRIALPLSRPALVVVLVFEIQASWTDLLRPLIYLQDPNLFTLPRGLKAVIDTFGNGGEQHWEIIMAASLIATVPLIVLFAFAQRHIMNGIASQGRKG; via the coding sequence ATGACCGCGACGCAACCCGTGCGCGGCGCCGGGATCGAACCCGAGCCGGCCGGTGAGCCTCTGGACGTGCCCCCGACGGCCAAGGCTCGGACCTCTGGCGGCGGCCTCAGCCTTCGGCGGTTGCCCTACCTCGCCGTTCTGCTGCTGGCCAGCGTGCTGTTCCTGTACCCGTTCCTGTGGCTCATCAGCGCCTCGCTGAAACCGAGAACCGAGGTCTTCGACAACTCGCTGCTGCCTCGGGTCTGGCGGTGGGCCAACTACTCCGACGTCTGGAGCTACGCGCCGGTCCTGCAATGGGTGACCAACAGCGTGGTCGTCGCCCTGACCGCCGCAGTTACCGTCACCATCAGCAGCGCTCTGGTGGCCTTCGGCTTCGCCTATTTCCGCTTTCCGCTGCGCAACCTGCTGTTCGGGCTGGTGCTGGCCACGATGATGCTGCCGGGCGCGGCGACCATGATTCCGGTCTACCTGATCTGGCATCGCATCGGCCTCACCGGCACCCAGGTGCCGCTGTGGGCGCAGAACCTGTTCGGCTCGGCGTTCTACATCTTCCTGCTGCGCCAGTTCTTCCTCAGCTTGCCCAGGGAATACTTCGAAGCGGCCCGGGTGGACGGCTGCAGCTTCTTCGGCCTGTTCTGGCGGATCGCGCTGCCGCTGTCACGCCCGGCCCTGGTAGTGGTGCTGGTGTTCGAGATCCAGGCCAGTTGGACGGACCTGCTGCGGCCGCTGATCTACCTGCAGGACCCCAACCTGTTCACGCTTCCGCGCGGCCTCAAGGCGGTGATCGACACCTTCGGCAACGGCGGCGAGCAGCACTGGGAGATCATCATGGCTGCCAGCCTGATCGCCACCGTCCCGCTGATCGTGCTGTTCGCCTTCGCCCAGCGCCACATCATGAACGGCATCGCCAGCCAGGGCCGAAAGGGCTGA
- a CDS encoding PAS domain S-box protein: MTEVPPGLPQLAEDALTLLGAAAVAVWRSDGDGVPDTLALAGRNAAALVVGPEGSMESARARSRWRRREQAGPGEPETHPITGRAGQQLGWLGFERGPATGSGRSGETALRLVLAHAGALLETAGLATRLSVQEEKLAQRLDQLRAADQALRIVFEESVVGMAMISLDPEDAGRYLRVNDALCRLTGYPREQLLARPFEELTLPEDRGLTASAMRRAMAGRRTPFRAEKRFYRADGSVCWVRATATPLFDDDDRPLYALEQVEDLSRRDDREVELATRLDPLTGLLNSAALDQGLIETVQRAHRTGTGCAVLLAELDGWDELVAGQDEPGGLADQLQLALAQRLQTTLRGSDVISRVGANQFVIITEEVGPEQVQAVARRLEQALATPEAIAGREFSMSANLGLSVLTGDPGDDAGQSATLLAQARAALVQARAAGGGSHVLYLSDGAQPASITSRTLYAHPEWQGRSRR; encoded by the coding sequence ATGACAGAGGTTCCACCAGGGTTGCCTCAGCTGGCCGAGGACGCCTTGACGTTGCTGGGAGCGGCGGCCGTGGCGGTGTGGCGTTCCGACGGTGACGGCGTTCCGGACACTCTCGCGCTGGCCGGACGCAATGCCGCGGCGCTGGTCGTCGGCCCCGAGGGGTCGATGGAGTCCGCGCGGGCCCGGAGCCGCTGGCGCCGTCGCGAGCAGGCCGGCCCGGGTGAGCCGGAGACCCACCCGATCACCGGTCGCGCCGGTCAGCAGCTCGGCTGGTTGGGTTTCGAACGTGGGCCGGCCACCGGCTCCGGCCGGTCCGGTGAGACAGCGCTGCGGCTGGTGCTGGCCCATGCCGGGGCGCTGCTGGAAACCGCCGGGCTGGCAACCCGGCTGAGCGTTCAGGAGGAGAAGCTGGCCCAGCGCCTGGACCAGCTGCGGGCCGCCGACCAGGCACTGCGGATCGTCTTCGAGGAATCGGTGGTGGGCATGGCGATGATCAGCCTCGATCCGGAGGACGCCGGTCGCTACCTGCGGGTCAACGACGCGCTGTGCCGGCTCACCGGCTACCCCCGCGAGCAGTTGCTGGCCCGCCCGTTCGAGGAGCTGACCCTGCCCGAGGATCGTGGCCTGACCGCCTCGGCCATGCGCCGGGCGATGGCGGGCCGGCGCACGCCGTTCCGGGCCGAGAAGCGTTTCTATCGCGCCGATGGCAGCGTCTGCTGGGTGCGGGCCACCGCGACGCCGCTCTTCGACGACGACGACCGGCCCCTGTACGCGCTGGAGCAGGTCGAGGACCTGAGCCGGCGCGATGACCGCGAGGTCGAACTCGCCACCCGACTTGACCCGCTCACCGGACTGTTGAACTCGGCCGCGCTCGACCAGGGCCTGATCGAGACCGTGCAACGCGCGCACCGCACCGGCACCGGCTGCGCCGTCCTGCTCGCCGAACTCGACGGCTGGGACGAGCTGGTCGCCGGCCAGGACGAGCCCGGCGGGCTTGCCGATCAGCTGCAGCTGGCGCTGGCCCAGCGGTTGCAAACCACCCTGCGCGGCAGTGACGTGATCAGCAGGGTGGGCGCCAACCAGTTCGTCATCATCACCGAAGAGGTGGGCCCGGAACAGGTCCAGGCGGTGGCCCGGCGGCTGGAACAGGCCCTGGCCACCCCCGAGGCGATCGCCGGCCGGGAGTTCTCGATGTCGGCCAACCTGGGCCTGTCGGTGCTCACCGGTGACCCGGGCGACGACGCCGGTCAGAGCGCGACGCTGCTGGCCCAGGCACGAGCCGCGCTGGTGCAGGCCAGGGCCGCCGGCGGCGGCTCGCACGTGCTGTACCTCAGCGACGGCGCTCAGCCGGCGAGCATCACCTCTCGCACCCTGTACGCCCATCCGGAGTGGCAGGGCAGATCCCGACGGTGA